In Parasteatoda tepidariorum isolate YZ-2023 chromosome 2, CAS_Ptep_4.0, whole genome shotgun sequence, one DNA window encodes the following:
- the LOC107453102 gene encoding uncharacterized protein, whose protein sequence is MMELRAEVPSSDDDDVGDDDEEGDDVGYEIKDEFNDDDEGDGVEELNSEELFLFSDVKIAKLYKMDLVHDKDSIEYGIEDDRLKSHDGPLRDEIDFWQRSDIELTINEQSEQEEKGCFHCFTRIFRRLFKRK, encoded by the exons ATGATGGAGTTAAGAGCTGAAGTGCCATCATCTGATGATGATGATGTTGGGGATGATGATGAGGAGGGTGATGATGTTGGTTATGAGATTAAGGATGAGTTTAATGATGATGATGAGGGTGATGGAGTTGAAGAGCTGAATAG tgaGGAATTGTTCCTATTCAGCGATGTAAAGATAGCGAAACTCTATAAGATGGATTTGGTGCACGATAAGGACTCAATCGAGTACGGCATTGAGGACGATag attgaaaagTCATGATGGTCCCTTAAGGGACGAAATAGATTTTTGGCAACGAAGTGATATTGAGCTTACCATCAATGAACAATCTGAACAAGAAGAGAAAGGATGCTTTCATTGCTTCACTCGAATCTTCAGGAGATTGTTCAAGAGAAAGTAA